One region of Ostrinia nubilalis chromosome 14, ilOstNubi1.1, whole genome shotgun sequence genomic DNA includes:
- the LOC135078170 gene encoding UDP-glucosyltransferase 2 — protein sequence MTGSRWPYLCLPILLAASVCGSDILMITLGGTKSHKMPFWELARGMIRRGHNITFFSAFPPDFHIEGLEEIAPEGLVSYVREYMSWDLVGARMRGEEPLPIKDMLRYGYEVCDAFYSDVETWSFFRSGRSYDLIILDGAYPECAMGVVHRLKLPFIFINTVGFYASAFSNSGSPTPFSVTPFFGKGFTDNMSFLDRTINAGWLTAANIAHGFTMMVLQGVLRKHFGPQIPHVYDMTKNVSFILQNGHYTVSYPRPYLPNVAEVACIHCKEAKRLSPDIEEWISGAGDAGFVYVSMGSSVRTSNMPLSAHRLFVEALGRLPHRVLWKQDAVENMTDVPSNVRLYKWLPQQDLLGHPKIKAFITHGGLLSMFETVYHGVPIVSIPVFCDHDANAAKAEVDGYAKKLELQHLTSDKLYRSIIEVINEPKYKTEVKKRQILLRDQKETPLERAIYWTEYVIRHKGAYHLQSPAKDLNFIQYYLIDVTLFVIFVLFSIFAIFSYTMRLAFTKLANYVQNRHVLLDKSNHLLNRSKMLIDHTVMSKKKL from the exons ACGGGGTCCCGGTGGCCCTACCTATGTCTGCCGATCCTGTTAGCCGCTTCAGTGTGTGGGAGCGACATCCTGATGATCACGCTGGGTGGCACCAAGTCACATAAGATGCCGTTCTGGGAGCTAGCTAGGGGTATGATTAGGAG AGGGCACAACATCACATTCTTCAGCGCTTTCCCCCCGGACTTCCACATCGAGGGTCTGGAGGAGATCGCACCTGAGGGCCTGGTGTCCTATGTCCGGGAATACATGTCCTGGGACCTGGTGGGCGCCAGGATGCGGGGGGAGGAACCCCTCCCCATCAAGGACATGCTCAGATATGGATACGAG GTGTGTGACGCGTTCTACAGTGACGTCGAGACATGGTCCTTCTTCAGATCAGGAAGGAGTTACGATCTCATCATCCTAGATGGCGCTTACCCAGAATGTGCTATGGGTGTCGTCCATCGCCTGAAACTGCCCTTCATCTTCATCAACACTGTCGGCTTCTACGCCAGCGCCTTCAGCAACTCTGGAAGTCCTACTCCCTTCTCCGTCACCCCTTTCTTCGGCAAAGGGTTTACGGACAACATGAGTTTTCTTGACAGAACCATCAACGCCGGTTGGTTGACAGCCGCTAACATTGCTCATGGGTTCACCATGATGGTTCTCCAAGGGGTTCTGAGAAAGCACTTCGGGCCGCAGATTCCTCATGTTTATGATATGACGAAGAATGTCAGCTTTATTCTCCAGAATGGACATTATACTGTGTCTTACCCGAGGCCGTATCTACCCAATGTGGCTGAAGTGGCCTGCATACATTGTAAAGAAGCAAAGCGGTTGAGCCCA GACATAGAAGAATGGATCTCCGGAGCAGGCGACGCAGGCTTCGTCTACGTGTCCATGGGTTCTTCAGTGCGCACTTCGAACATGCCTCTATCGGCACACAGACTCTTCGTGGAAGCCCTAGGAAGACTCCCACACAGGGTCCTTTGGAAGCAGGACGCTGTTGAGAACATGACTGATGTACCTTCTAACGTCAGGCTTTACAAATGGCTGCCGCAGCAGGATCTGCTAG GGCACCCAAAAATCAAGGCGTTCATCACCCACGGTGGCCTGCTCAGCATGTTCGAGACGGTCTACCACGGCGTCCCCATCGTCAGCATCCCGGTGTTTTGTGATCACGATGCCAACGCCGCCAAAGCAGAAGTCGACGGATACGCCAAGAAGTTGGAACTCCAGCACCTGACCTCTGACAAACTCTACAGATCTATAATAGAAGTCATCAACGAGCCAAAATACAAAACAGAAGTCAAAAAGAGGCAGATACTTCTTAGAGACCAAAAAGAAACACCGCTAGAAAGAGCCATCTATTGGACGGAATACGTAATTAGGCACAAAGGTGCATACCACTTGCAGTCGCCAGCGAAAGACCTCAACTTCATCCAGTACTACTTAATCGATGTTACCCTTTtcgtaatttttgttttattctcaaTATTTGCGATTTTTTCATACACAATGAGGTTAGCGTTCACAAAGTTAGCCAACTACGTTCAGAACAGGCACGTTTTGTTGGACAAATCGAACCATTTGTTAAACCGCTCCAAGATGTTAATAGACCACACGGTCATGTCAAAGAAGAAACTGTAA